The DNA sequence CGGTCCTGGCCGCCGCTCATTTGGGTGAGTGTCGATACCGCATCAGGGTAACGCCAATTGTTCACCGAATACGTCTTGCTGTTCGACCAGCCGCTATTATAAGAGATGCCGCCCACCAACTGCTGTTTCTGGCCGATGGCCTGGTCCACCTGCAATTCGGCTATCCAGTTCTGGCTTGGGGAGAAAGAGGAGGTTCCAGGCCCCCCGCTGAAAGTGGTCAGTGGGTTGGAGGAACTGGGGGAAGCGCTCCAATTAGTCGGTTGATTCAGCAGCCCCCCGTGAAACTTGATCCTCGTGGTTTCAGTAAGCTGATTATCGGAGGTCAGATTATACACCTGGGTTTGATCGCGCCCGTCGCCGTTCAGGAAGGCTCCTTCCTGGAGATTCTTAAATTGGGTGTTGGTACCAGACAGACCCACAGTTCCTCTGACCACTGAGCTGCCGGTGGCGGTATCGCGCAGATAGGAATGGTACATATCATAGCCATAGTCGTTCCAGCTCTGCAGGGTGCTGAACTCAACCCTATGGCCCGGGGCGATATCCCAACTTATCTTGCCGTTCATACTGTAATCATTCCAGTTATAATCACCGGTATCTCCAATAATGTTGGTGGGGGTGCCGGTGGTCGTATGAGTAGGTTGCCAGCCCACCACCTGGGTGGCCGGGGTCCCCGTGCTGGCCGTTTTGGTCACCAGGCTGGAGGGGTAGCCGGCGGAGATGCGATAATTAAATCCCGCCTGAACACTCACTTTATTCCAGAGGCGGTCCCCCACTCCGAGGTAGTAGGTCCAGGAATCGTAGGTGCCATAGCCGCCCTGGGCTACACATTCCAGTTTCTTCGGGGTCTTGGTAATGATATTGATGACCCCGCCCATGGCGTTGCCCCCATACAAGGCGGAAAATGGTCCCCGGACTACCTCTATGCGTTCGATATTTTCCACCGGCATACTGCTCCAGGCCACGCCGTTGCTGTAGGCGTTGGCAATGTTCTGGCCGTCCAGCAGAACCAAGGTGCGTTTCTGGCCCTCCGCCGGGAAACCGCGCAGATTCACGTTGGTCATACTATCTCCATAGATTCGGCGCCGATTATCGACTGCTCCGGGAACCTGGGCCAAGGCTTCGTCCACCGTCTTGATGTTCTGTTTCCTTAGGTCGTCCTTGGTGATAACGGTAATACTGGCCGGAACATCGTCGGGGTTGCGTTCGGTCCTGGTAGCCGTCACGACAACCTTATCGATGCCATGGACTTTTTCTGCATCCTCCAAGATTTTTGCCTGGGTATCCACAGTAGTCCGGCCAACAGTGGCCTCTTCCTCCGGCAACGATACTTTCCGGTCCCACTCCTGAGCAGACCCAATCCCAGACGACACCACTAAGACTACCAGAACAGACAACCAACATTTCATTGTTCTTTCCCCTTTCATGATTTCTCAAGCGTAGTTGTTGCCACCATCAACATCTTATTTGCCCCTTACCCTGTTCTTCTTCATTGATGGACCAAAAAAAATCCTTGAGTCCTTATGGACCCAAGGATTGCACCCAGTTTAGCTTGTTCCTCAGGTTGGCTGGAAAGATTTACCTATCTCTCGCCCCTCAGCCGGTCTCAATACGACGTTAAAACGCGGCATCTCGGTTACAGGCAGGTCTTCTGGCTCCCGGATCATTCTCTTCCCTACGCCTTCCCATCTTCATTGCCCAAGACAGTGGCATACTGTAGGATTCGTCCCCGGTTACAGCGGCGGGACCGTGCCGGATTTGCACCGGCTTCCCTATTAAGCCCCTCAGGGCTCCTGTAACTTTAACAACAAAATGTCTTTGGAGAGGCACCCCTCCCTTCCGAATAGTTAAGTATTACCCGCCTTTAATCCCGGCCTAGAACGTCTATTGGTCCCCCACCTGATATTTGGCGAGATAGCCTCGCGGCGTAACCAGGTAGGGACCGTATTGGAAACTTTGGGAATTGCCCACTATAATGATGGTTTGCATATCCACCGGCTGTTTCGGGAGATGCTCCAGAGTGGTCACGATGATTTCCTCTCCCGCGCGCCTGGCCCGCCTTACCAGACCCACGGGGGTGAGAGGTTCCCGATAGCGGAGGACAAGCTCCACCACCGCTTTCAACTGCCAATCCCGTTTCTTGCTTTTGGGATTGTAGAGGACGATGACAAAATCACCCTGAGCCGCTGCCTCAACCCTTCGCTGGATAATTTCCCAGGGGGTGAGGAGGTCGCTCAGCGAGATGGCGGCAAAATCGTGCATCAGAGGGGCTCCTAAAAGCGCGGCTCCCGCCGTTAGGGCCGGGATGCCAGGAATCACCTCGAGAGAAAAGTCCAACTCGTCGTTGCTATCAACCTGGCCCACTTTAAGGCCCTGCACGGCACAGAGTTCCAAGACCAAACCGGCCATACCATAGATACCCGCATCCCCGCCGGATACCAGGGCCACCCACTGGCCGGCTCGGGCCCGGTCGATGGCGGCCTGGCAGCGTTTGACTTCACCCTGCATCCCGGTAGCCACCACTTCCTGGTGGGTCAGGAGAGAGGTTATCAAGGTGATGTAGGTCTGATAACCCACCACCACCCGAGCAGCCTTTAGGGCCTCTTGGGCCTTAGGGGCCAGATATTCTACTGCTCCCGGTCCCAGACTCACGATGGCCAGATGGCCCGGGCTACTGCCACGGTGACGTTGGCACTCTTGTGTTTGGGTATTAGGAGTTCCCCCTGTCCCGCCTTCAGGGCTGCGGCTTCGCTGACGCTCTTCGCACCCACGTGGCGGGTCACCTGTGCTGACGGATGCGGCACCGGCACGTGTTCCAGTTCCTCTGCGGTATACCATAACAATTCCACTTCCAGCCGACGGGCCGCTTCCTTGAGCCCCGGCTCGTCTTTTTTTGCGGCGATGGTGGCCAACGCCTTCAGGGAAAGAAGTGAAAGCCCGGCCTGCCGGAAAACCTCCTGAATATGATCCAGTATTTCCAATGATGGAGTGCCCCTGTGGCAGCCCACCCCGGCAATCAGGCTCCTGGGACGCAGCCGCAGCCATCCAGTTGGCCAAGACCGCTCCCGGCAACCCACATACACCGTGGGTTGGGGGCTACCAGCCAGTGCAGCTTCCAAGGCGGCTTCCCGGTGAAAAAGATGAGGATACCCTGCCAGAACCGTGGCCAAGCGGTCCTCGGGGTCCACCAATCGCACGGGTTTGCCGGCCAGGAGAGCCATGGACACCTCCTTAACCCCGGTTGGATTTTCGATGATCAACCCAGCTTGGGCAGCCAAAAGATCCAAAGCAGGAAGCCCCTGGATATCTGTGGCAGTAGTGATTACCGGAGTACCGCCGAGAGTTGCGGCCACCCGACAGGCCAGCTCATTGGCCCCCCCGAGATGGCCGGAAAGAAGGCTCACCGCAAATCGGCCCTCCTGGTCTAACACTACCACCGCAGGGTCGCGGTCTTTGCCCTGAAGAAGAGGAGCTACTTGTCGTACTACGATCCCGGCAGCCATAATGCATACCAGATCGCGATCATTGGTGAAGGCCTCGGCAAAGACGTCAGTCAGCCTGTCAAAAGTATGTTCCCCGGCTGTTGCCCAAGAGGCCGGAAGCCAACATTCAGTGCCTTCCAGGGTCTGACAGAGACGCCGGGCCAGACGAACTCCGGCGGGCGTCAGGGCAACCACTCTAATCGGCCGCATCCCGGTAGCCATGAGCAAAGGTTTTGTCATAGAGACGTGAGCACACCTGAAGACGATCCTTCGAAGTAGCCAAGGCCGGGCCTATTAAGATCAAGGCCTGGCGGTTGATGCCGGCTGCACGGACTTTGGGTATAATATCGGCCAGGGTGCTCCGGATAAGACGCTCATCCGGCCAACTTACCCGGTAGGCTACTACTACCGGTGTCTCCGGACCGTAAGCGTCGGCCAGCTGCTCTACCACCCGGTCTAGAAGCTGGACGCTGAGATAAATCACCAGGGTGGCGCCGTGCCCCGCCAGCGACCGGAGGTTTTCCCGCGGCGGAACCGGGGTCCGGCCCTCCGCCCGCGTGAGAATGACCGTCTGCGCCACTTCCGGCAGTGTCAGTTCCTGCACCAGGGCAGCGGCGGCCGCTGACGCCGCAGTGACTCCGGGTATCACCCGGGAGGGGATACCCTCTCGTTCCAGAAGCGCCACCTGTTCCTGCAGGGCGCTAAACAGGCTGGTATCCCCGGAGTGCAACCGCACTACGTGTTTG is a window from the Desulfobacca acetoxidans DSM 11109 genome containing:
- the cobJ gene encoding precorrin-3B C(17)-methyltransferase, with the protein product MSLGPGAVEYLAPKAQEALKAARVVVGYQTYITLITSLLTHQEVVATGMQGEVKRCQAAIDRARAGQWVALVSGGDAGIYGMAGLVLELCAVQGLKVGQVDSNDELDFSLEVIPGIPALTAGAALLGAPLMHDFAAISLSDLLTPWEIIQRRVEAAAQGDFVIVLYNPKSKKRDWQLKAVVELVLRYREPLTPVGLVRRARRAGEEIIVTTLEHLPKQPVDMQTIIIVGNSQSFQYGPYLVTPRGYLAKYQVGDQ
- a CDS encoding TonB-dependent receptor plug domain-containing protein, whose amino-acid sequence is MKCWLSVLVVLVVSSGIGSAQEWDRKVSLPEEEATVGRTTVDTQAKILEDAEKVHGIDKVVVTATRTERNPDDVPASITVITKDDLRKQNIKTVDEALAQVPGAVDNRRRIYGDSMTNVNLRGFPAEGQKRTLVLLDGQNIANAYSNGVAWSSMPVENIERIEVVRGPFSALYGGNAMGGVINIITKTPKKLECVAQGGYGTYDSWTYYLGVGDRLWNKVSVQAGFNYRISAGYPSSLVTKTASTGTPATQVVGWQPTHTTTGTPTNIIGDTGDYNWNDYSMNGKISWDIAPGHRVEFSTLQSWNDYGYDMYHSYLRDTATGSSVVRGTVGLSGTNTQFKNLQEGAFLNGDGRDQTQVYNLTSDNQLTETTRIKFHGGLLNQPTNWSASPSSSNPLTTFSGGPGTSSFSPSQNWIAELQVDQAIGQKQQLVGGISYNSGWSNSKTYSVNNWRYPDAVSTLTQMSGGQDRNIGLYLQDEIAWHPKFNTVLGVRLDWWETYGGNYMASAGTPTVYLPGRSKLALSPKLAFLYRPLEWMTWRASVGRAFRAPNIYELYRTWLASSGTLYKGNPDLIPETATSWEIGTTMKPLEGMVFTATYFENYVDDLIYRVTDPADITGKTQIYKNAGKATIRGVELEITQKLWSWLEVFGNTTLLDARINENPFNPESVGKKITYTPRQQFNFGITATYWKVKGFLSGHYVSKLISRDDNSDQYNNVYGSYDPYFTLNSKIIFTPVKYMDLSLSVDNMLDREYFYYYPSPGRTIWSQITLRF
- a CDS encoding cobalt-precorrin 5A hydrolase, encoding MTKPLLMATGMRPIRVVALTPAGVRLARRLCQTLEGTECWLPASWATAGEHTFDRLTDVFAEAFTNDRDLVCIMAAGIVVRQVAPLLQGKDRDPAVVVLDQEGRFAVSLLSGHLGGANELACRVAATLGGTPVITTATDIQGLPALDLLAAQAGLIIENPTGVKEVSMALLAGKPVRLVDPEDRLATVLAGYPHLFHREAALEAALAGSPQPTVYVGCRERSWPTGWLRLRPRSLIAGVGCHRGTPSLEILDHIQEVFRQAGLSLLSLKALATIAAKKDEPGLKEAARRLEVELLWYTAEELEHVPVPHPSAQVTRHVGAKSVSEAAALKAGQGELLIPKHKSANVTVAVARAIWPS
- the cobM gene encoding precorrin-4 C(11)-methyltransferase, translating into MTERHPVIFVGAGPGDPELITVKGMKVLSQAEVLLYAGSLISPAVLAWAPPEAEMVDTAPLALEEIVARLTAAHRAGKHVVRLHSGDTSLFSALQEQVALLEREGIPSRVIPGVTAASAAAAALVQELTLPEVAQTVILTRAEGRTPVPPRENLRSLAGHGATLVIYLSVQLLDRVVEQLADAYGPETPVVVAYRVSWPDERLIRSTLADIIPKVRAAGINRQALILIGPALATSKDRLQVCSRLYDKTFAHGYRDAAD